The Desulfuromonas acetexigens DNA window GAGATCCTTGTCGAAGAGGATCTCGAGATTATCCAGCACCACAGGTGACTGAGGCTGGTCCGCGATCTGGTCGAGGATGCCCGGCAGCCGCAGTGACCGCTGCTTTGCCGTCAGCTCCAGCAGTTCGCCTGAAAGCGCCAGATTGACGTTGATGACGGATGACCCGAACCCCTCGGCAACTTCCCGAAGAACGCCGGTCTTGCCGGAACCGGTCTCCCCCACCAGCAGTACCAGGCGGTGATACAGCCCTTCGGCGGCCTGAAGGGATCGTTTTATCTTGTCGTGAATCGGTTCGGCCATGGTCGCCCCTTACTGCTCGGTGTCCGGCTTGTCGGATTTTTCCGCCGCACCGCCGGAGCGAACCCATGCGTCCACTTCGTCTTGTTTAAATTTCCAGAGTCGGCCCATGCGATGGGCCGGCATGCCGGGCCTGCCAATCCACTTATATACAGTATCTTTGCTGACCCCCAGGTGTTTGCAAATCTCATGAATCGACAGCCAGCGGTTTTCCGAATCAGGCATGGGAGTAACTCCGACCACGGGGAAGATATCGTTGCGGGTGGGAAAATGAAGAGCCCCTCCTATTGAATGAGAACATTTCTAGAGAATGCATTAGCCCACAGGAAAAGGTCAAACTATTTAAGCCGGTTTCATCTGGTTTGACGAGGTTTCGGCCAGGTTCCGGCCGAAACCTGTCCCTCGATTGCCAGCTCATTTCGGAATATCCGCCCCCCCCCTTAACCATCGTCGTCGGCCCCTCCCCAACGGCACCAAAATCGTAAAAAAATGATGACCCTTGGAAAAGGGGCGTTTTAGCCTCCTTTTCGGCAGATGGCTACTTAAGGCGCCGGTGTAGCCTGTTAGCACCGACGGAGAAAAGGAGGACTCGTCGAGTGCTAGTCGGCAAAAGGTGTCGGCGCCAAAACCATACAAACCAGGAGAAAACGATGGAAACGAAAACAAGCGGGAAAAAGAAATCCCCATGGAGGAAGACGGAGACCCTGGAGGCCGAAATGGCAGGACTGGGGGATCGGACGTATGTGGTGAAAGACCTGAATCTGGAGGATTATCTGGAGATCCTCAGCTATCAGGTAGTGGTGCTCAAGCAGCAGGCGGCGTCCTATATCGACCCATATTGGGAAAACCAGATGCGCGAAAATCAGAGGCGCCCGGTAACGGATCGGTCGCAGCTGTCCTGCCGGATCCGGCTCAAAAACGACTCGGTGTACCCCGAATGGTATTGGAATTACTGGGTTTCTGGAACGAATGACAAAGGAGAACCCTGCCGGCGCCCCAAAGGGCAACACATCCGCCGGGGGGGCAAAGGCTACTCGTATCCGATCCAGACCCTGCTCCGCCATTCGCGGGACTGGGAACATGAGATGGTAACAAAAACGGAAGAGGCTTTGACCCATATTCGGCGCCAAAACCACTACTTGGCGAAGGCTAGGCAATCCATCCGCGAGGCCATCAAGTCCTGCGGAGCTCTGGAAAGTCTCGACGAGAGCCGGAAGGACTCGTAGGGCAGCGCATGATGTCCCTAGTTTGAAAACACAACAACCCAATGAAGGGAAATTCTAATGAAAAGAGAGAAAAAACCGCGAAAATGCCTTCCGACGGCGATGCTGGACTTTGACCAGATGGCCGCTAAGTGGGCGAAACCGCTGGTTAAAAGGAGCGATGTGAAAGAATTCAGTTGCGGCTTGATCGCCCCGAAAACGCTCGCAAATTTGGCGGCTCGGGGGGAGGGCCCCCCGTACTACTACGTATCCGGCTATGCCGTTTATCAGACGACCGACCTCACGGACTGGTTCACGGATACTTACGGCCCCTCCCAACTCTCGTAAAAAGACAGACTTATTACCACGTCTATTGTTCACCATTCCTTACCAGGCGTCCTTTCGCGGGACGCCTGTTTTTTGTTTGCCCAGCTGCTGTTAGCGAAAGCATTATTCACGGATTTCCCCGCTGTCAGTATGGCTGGCGACCACAGGAGGGAATCGGAGGGGAAAAAAGGGAAGGGTTGCCTGTCGAAGACTGGGGGTCGGTAGAATCTTGCTACCTATCTTGCAACCCAACCGGGAAAATCGAGCATAAAACAAGAACAGGCACCCACGGAATTAACCGTAAGTGCCTGTTTTTATTTGGTGGAGCTGAGGGGGATCGAACCCCTGACCTACGCATTGCGAACGCGTCGCTCTCCCAGCTGAGCTACAGCCCCAAAACGCGGTAAAGATAATCCAAGCGAACGGAATTTGTCAATGAAAAGCTTCCACGCCGGGGCCAAGAGGTAGGCGTAGGGTGAAGACCGCGCCACCATCTTCGTTGTGGACTTCGATGGTGCCCCGATGCTGCTGCAGGATGCGCTGGCTGATGGCCAGACCGAGGCCGGTCCCCTGTTTTTTCGTGGTGTAGAAAGGGGCGAAGATTTCCTTGAGAACTTCTGGGGGAATGCCGCCGCCGGTGTCTTGGACTTGGACAACCAGCGCCGGCTCGTCGCGCAGATGTCCCAATCCGGCACGGATGCGCAACACCCCACCTTCACCCATGGCGTGTCGGGCATTGTCGATGATATTCATCAAGACCTGCAACAGTTTCTGGTCATCCCCCTGGAATGGTGGCAACGCGCAATCATAATTCAGCTGAACCTGAATGCCGGAACCACGCAGGGCATCGTCCTCCAGAACCAGGGCCTGCTCAATGATCCGCTCGATCCGGCATTCGTTGTAGCAGAGCAACTGTTTCCGGGAAAACCCGAGAATTTCCGAAAGGATCTGCTCCATGCGCCGGGTTTCACGTTGGATGATCTCGCAGTATTCCGCCTCCTTGCTCCCCGGCGTCACCCGCTGCCCGAGACGCTTGGCGAAGCCGCCGATGGGGACTAGCGGGGTTTTGAGTTCATGAGCGATGGAGGCCGCCAGTTCCCCGAGAGCCGCCATCTTTTCTCCCTGGATCAGGCGCTCCTGCGCCTCCCGCAACTCCCGGTTGACCGTTTCCAGGCGCTGCATGAGCATGGAGTTGTCGATGGCGGTACCCGCCTGATGGGCGAAGAGTTCGAGAAAACGCAGGCGGTCGAGGCCAATGGGCTCGCCGCTTTCGCAACTGTCGACGACCAACACACCGAAGGGCCGATCCTTGGTGCGTAGTGGCGCACAGGCGTAGGGGCCCAATTGCAGCTCGGCGGCCAGCGCTGCCCCCGCCGCCGGTTCGGTGCCGGGCTGGGAGACAAAGATGACGCGCCCCTTGAGGACCGCCCGTGCCAGGGCGTTGTCCTCGGCGTCCAGATTGAGGCGCTGGCGCATGACTTTCTGGGAAAAAGGCATTTGCCGCTGGATTTCGCGGATTTCCGGGCTCACTGCGGGCTGCTCCCAGGCCCCGCGCTCGTCGTGGGGGGGGAAGACCA harbors:
- the brxF gene encoding BREX-3 system P-loop-containing protein BrxF codes for the protein MAEPIHDKIKRSLQAAEGLYHRLVLLVGETGSGKTGVLREVAEGFGSSVINVNLALSGELLELTAKQRSLRLPGILDQIADQPQSPVVLDNLEILFDKDLQQDPLRLLQALSRNRTVVASWNGTMNSGRLLYAETGHPEYRNYDSVDALIVGMDGSATIDLSRMEGGRSKDEIR
- the mobI gene encoding conjugative transfer protein MobI(A/C), translating into METKTSGKKKSPWRKTETLEAEMAGLGDRTYVVKDLNLEDYLEILSYQVVVLKQQAASYIDPYWENQMRENQRRPVTDRSQLSCRIRLKNDSVYPEWYWNYWVSGTNDKGEPCRRPKGQHIRRGGKGYSYPIQTLLRHSRDWEHEMVTKTEEALTHIRRQNHYLAKARQSIREAIKSCGALESLDESRKDS
- a CDS encoding helix-turn-helix domain-containing protein → MPDSENRWLSIHEICKHLGVSKDTVYKWIGRPGMPAHRMGRLWKFKQDEVDAWVRSGGAAEKSDKPDTEQ